In one Pseudoalteromonas rubra genomic region, the following are encoded:
- a CDS encoding porin codes for MNNAISSVAKATLVALCVPLTCAHANTERAVTMADIEALEAQLKALKARFERQNPPAAQTTQNAKPTPNKAAASNAKAASSASSAKPARTEEKRKLDVYATMRPTYGRLETNGEDNWDVRDALSHAGLKVTHEFYKDWSAELHGEWSIDVANEGNFGRSRRAYTALNTPVGRFGIGKQRPAQYLFIAEYVDIFNHANSPFAYDPESLFFVDNLISYRLTPGPFTFVAVAQFNGESGSNSDDLVNVGLSYDANDLHAAVTYQQNDVYTDDVQLGDNSLWATSLAYQFTPRFYAAVAYQDKDYNRDAAGADRSGHTFDLSFAYQLAKAYKLKAGYFDFDDGYQDSDPAAGGFDGYNLTLEWSPIKVLRIHLEYLNKSFVNGDDFDSISIGFRYDYKTTVEY; via the coding sequence ATGAATAACGCGATCTCTTCTGTGGCTAAAGCCACCCTGGTTGCACTTTGTGTGCCGCTCACCTGTGCTCATGCAAACACCGAACGCGCTGTCACTATGGCTGACATCGAAGCGCTCGAAGCTCAGCTCAAAGCACTTAAGGCGCGCTTTGAAAGGCAAAACCCACCCGCCGCTCAAACAACACAAAATGCTAAACCAACACCCAACAAAGCAGCTGCATCAAATGCAAAAGCCGCTTCCTCGGCCAGTTCAGCTAAACCTGCGCGCACTGAAGAAAAGCGCAAATTGGACGTATACGCGACCATGCGCCCCACATACGGTCGCCTGGAGACCAACGGAGAGGATAATTGGGACGTGCGTGACGCCCTGTCCCATGCCGGACTCAAGGTTACCCACGAATTTTACAAAGACTGGAGCGCAGAGCTGCATGGAGAGTGGAGTATTGACGTTGCTAATGAAGGCAACTTTGGTCGCTCCCGGCGGGCCTACACCGCGCTGAACACACCTGTAGGCCGTTTTGGCATAGGTAAGCAACGGCCCGCACAATATCTTTTTATTGCCGAGTATGTTGATATCTTCAATCATGCCAACAGTCCGTTTGCGTATGACCCTGAGAGCCTCTTCTTCGTAGATAACCTGATCAGTTACCGACTTACACCCGGGCCTTTTACTTTTGTTGCAGTGGCACAGTTTAATGGCGAGTCGGGTAGTAATTCAGATGATTTGGTCAATGTTGGTCTGAGTTATGATGCTAACGATTTGCATGCTGCTGTCACCTACCAGCAAAACGACGTTTATACCGATGATGTCCAGCTCGGGGATAACAGTCTATGGGCAACCTCGCTGGCCTATCAATTTACACCTCGCTTCTATGCCGCCGTCGCTTATCAGGATAAGGATTACAACAGAGATGCTGCAGGTGCAGACCGCAGTGGACACACCTTCGATTTATCCTTTGCTTACCAACTGGCCAAAGCCTACAAACTGAAAGCAGGCTACTTTGATTTTGATGACGGATATCAGGATTCAGATCCGGCCGCAGGCGGCTTTGATGGCTATAACCTGACACTGGAGTGGAGCCCAATTAAAGTACTCAGAATTCACCTTGAGTACCTTAACAAGTCGTTCGTCAATGGCGATGACTTCGACTCCATTTCTATCGGCTTCAGGTATGACTACAAAACCACGGTTGAGTATTAG
- a CDS encoding NAD(P)-dependent oxidoreductase, with amino-acid sequence MILVIGASGATGRLVVEQLMLAQVQVRVLVRQSSAQLETLKANPQLDVRVGNIAELNTWELEALVADVKTVICCLGHRATFQGIYGHPRRLVRDAVQSVCQAIANKDGGSPVKFILMNSTGCTCESLHERPPLAHRAVVALLRLCLPPHPDNEAAAKFLRACSPVKEGVEWAVVRPDSLTNDAQVTAYDVHPSPIRDAIFDAGKTSRINVAHFMCQLALDPALWQQWQGCSPVLYNQDQG; translated from the coding sequence ATGATTTTAGTGATTGGAGCAAGCGGGGCGACGGGCAGGCTGGTTGTTGAGCAGCTGATGTTGGCACAGGTGCAAGTCAGAGTCCTTGTCCGGCAAAGCAGTGCACAACTGGAAACGCTCAAAGCTAACCCACAACTGGATGTCAGGGTAGGCAATATTGCCGAGTTGAACACCTGGGAACTCGAAGCGTTAGTGGCGGACGTGAAAACGGTTATTTGTTGTCTGGGACATCGGGCAACGTTTCAGGGTATTTATGGCCATCCCCGTCGCCTGGTGCGTGATGCAGTGCAAAGTGTGTGTCAGGCAATTGCAAACAAGGATGGCGGGAGTCCTGTTAAGTTTATCTTAATGAACAGTACAGGGTGCACATGCGAGTCTTTGCATGAGCGGCCACCTCTGGCACATCGTGCCGTGGTGGCGTTATTACGTTTATGTCTGCCACCTCATCCTGATAATGAGGCTGCTGCGAAGTTTTTACGTGCCTGCTCCCCTGTAAAGGAGGGGGTAGAGTGGGCCGTGGTTAGGCCAGATTCGTTGACAAATGATGCTCAGGTCACAGCTTATGACGTTCACCCATCTCCAATACGTGACGCCATTTTTGATGCGGGCAAAACAAGCCGGATCAATGTCGCTCACTTTATGTGTCAGTTAGCGCTTGACCCGGCACTGTGGCAGCAATGGCAGGGCTGCTCCCCTGTACTGTATAATCAAGACCAGGGCTAA
- a CDS encoding YSC84-related protein: MRTIPLLMSVVLSVLLSACASMGPGDAVQKRSEIQKMKRDTLTKLYSKKPDVRAQLSNAPGYAVFSNANLNIIFVAAGTGYGVVENNTTGQSTYMNMAEGGVGLGLGAKDYRIVMVFHTQAAMKQFVESGWTFGGNADAAARAADKGASIEGEVYYGDVTVYTFTESGLALQATVKGTKFWQDKELN; this comes from the coding sequence ATGCGTACAATTCCATTGCTGATGTCGGTTGTTTTGTCTGTGTTACTGAGCGCTTGTGCGTCTATGGGGCCGGGTGATGCTGTCCAAAAGCGTTCTGAAATTCAAAAGATGAAACGAGATACTTTAACCAAGCTCTATAGTAAAAAGCCGGATGTTCGCGCCCAGCTGAGCAATGCGCCTGGATATGCGGTGTTTTCTAATGCGAATCTGAATATCATTTTTGTTGCCGCAGGCACAGGCTATGGTGTCGTAGAAAATAACACCACAGGTCAGTCAACATACATGAATATGGCCGAAGGCGGTGTTGGACTGGGTCTGGGTGCAAAGGATTATCGTATCGTGATGGTGTTTCATACCCAGGCGGCGATGAAACAATTTGTGGAGTCCGGCTGGACGTTTGGCGGAAATGCCGATGCCGCGGCAAGGGCTGCTGATAAAGGGGCCTCTATTGAAGGCGAAGTCTACTATGGGGATGTGACAGTGTATACATTTACCGAAAGTGGCCTGGCATTGCAGGCGACAGTCAAAGGAACGAAATTCTGGCAAGACAAGGAATTAAACTAA
- a CDS encoding DMT family transporter has protein sequence MHHLIFVTLLWAFSFSLIGVYLAGSVDLWFAALSRIALATLVFLPFIRWQQTARPVMFRLMTIGAIQIGAMYGFYYHAFVFLTVPEVLLFTVMTPVYITLLNDLFEKRFNARYLLVALIATLGAVVIRLTTPNPDFWLGFMVVQGANLCFALGQVLYKRLAEQHALVHHQCFGFFFIGALAVSSLSFALFGDLNQLPSTQLQWGILIYLGLIASALGYFIWNKGVTLVSVGALAVMNNVLIPAGILVNILIWNRTADLVSLGLGSAIIFLALGVNQYFDTRLR, from the coding sequence ATGCATCACCTGATTTTTGTCACCCTGCTATGGGCGTTTTCATTCAGCCTGATCGGCGTTTATCTCGCTGGTTCGGTTGACCTTTGGTTCGCCGCGCTGAGTCGTATTGCGCTGGCAACCCTGGTTTTCTTGCCATTCATTCGCTGGCAGCAAACAGCTCGCCCTGTGATGTTCAGGTTAATGACAATAGGTGCAATACAGATTGGTGCTATGTATGGTTTCTATTACCATGCCTTTGTGTTTTTAACTGTACCGGAAGTCCTGTTGTTTACTGTTATGACACCGGTGTACATCACTTTACTTAATGACCTGTTCGAAAAACGCTTTAATGCACGCTATTTGCTGGTCGCATTAATCGCAACACTGGGCGCTGTCGTCATCCGTCTGACAACACCTAACCCGGACTTTTGGCTTGGCTTTATGGTAGTTCAGGGTGCCAATCTGTGTTTTGCACTGGGGCAGGTTTTATATAAACGACTGGCTGAGCAGCATGCCTTAGTCCACCACCAGTGCTTTGGCTTTTTCTTTATCGGCGCACTGGCCGTGTCCTCGTTGAGTTTTGCTTTGTTTGGAGATTTGAACCAACTCCCTTCGACGCAGCTACAATGGGGGATCTTAATTTATTTAGGCCTTATTGCCTCTGCTCTTGGTTATTTTATCTGGAATAAAGGCGTCACCCTGGTTTCCGTGGGAGCACTGGCAGTCATGAACAATGTGCTGATCCCTGCCGGGATCCTGGTGAATATCCTGATCTGGAATCGCACCGCCGATCTAGTCAGTCTGGGTCTTGGCAGCGCGATTATCTTTTTGGCCCTGGGCGTTAATCAGTACTTTGACACACGTTTACGTTAA
- a CDS encoding GNAT family N-acetyltransferase — MTQAKWQIHQGSIEEILSVEQQIPEFSQPKTQADILQRLSGRTYLALIASCEGQPVAYKLGYEQAPQQFYSWIGAVLPAYRGKGLARALLLEQERWCREQGFSHIEVKTMNRFKTMLQMLVSHDYHIAELTQPAVSSQTLLDMQIRFRKAL, encoded by the coding sequence ATGACGCAAGCAAAATGGCAGATTCATCAGGGGAGTATTGAAGAGATACTCTCTGTAGAGCAGCAGATCCCGGAGTTTTCTCAGCCCAAGACGCAAGCGGATATCCTCCAGAGATTATCTGGACGCACTTACCTGGCGCTGATAGCCAGCTGCGAAGGCCAGCCTGTTGCATATAAGCTGGGTTATGAGCAGGCCCCACAGCAGTTTTATAGCTGGATTGGGGCTGTCTTGCCGGCCTATCGGGGCAAAGGGCTGGCGCGAGCGTTATTGCTGGAGCAGGAGCGTTGGTGCCGTGAGCAGGGGTTCAGTCATATTGAAGTAAAAACGATGAACCGCTTTAAAACCATGTTGCAGATGCTTGTCAGTCACGACTACCATATCGCGGAACTGACACAGCCAGCAGTGTCGTCGCAGACTTTACTGGATATGCAGATCCGGTTTCGCAAGGCGCTTTAA
- a CDS encoding DEAD/DEAH box helicase yields the protein MSFESLALAPALLEGLQALDFTEPTAIQAQSIPVILAGHDLLACAQTGTGKTAAFMLPIMTQLLIQPGSGVRALILAPTRELAQQVAQHANTYAAHCELKTVCLHGGANIGPQEKALREGADIVVATPGRLLDHLIKGTLNLSAVEYLVFDEADRMLDMGFMGEIRRIMRKMPPDRQTLLFSATVDEAVFNQVKDWLKEPKRIGIEAQNQAAAKVEQIFYAVDEERKRELIAHLIGKQNWHQVLIFTRTKKQADDYAKELNKDGLKTQAIHGDKSQGARNKALAQFKDGEIRVLVATDVAARGIDIQQLNYVINAELPYVAEDYVHRIGRTGRAGEAGTAISLVSIDEQWLLEEIEVLLDERLTPQWLSGYEPDLTREPKNDRQNSAKSRRQRDKKRVLGQRGKRRR from the coding sequence ATGTCCTTTGAATCTCTTGCCTTAGCACCTGCCTTGTTAGAAGGGTTACAGGCGCTTGACTTTACCGAGCCAACAGCCATTCAGGCGCAAAGCATTCCCGTGATCCTGGCGGGGCACGATTTGCTGGCGTGTGCGCAGACCGGCACAGGTAAAACAGCCGCATTTATGCTTCCTATTATGACCCAATTACTCATTCAGCCGGGCTCAGGTGTTCGCGCTTTGATCCTCGCGCCGACTCGAGAGTTGGCTCAGCAAGTGGCGCAGCACGCCAATACCTATGCTGCTCACTGTGAGCTGAAAACGGTGTGTTTGCATGGTGGAGCAAATATTGGGCCCCAGGAAAAAGCACTACGTGAAGGGGCTGACATAGTGGTCGCTACGCCAGGCCGTTTGCTCGACCATTTAATCAAAGGCACATTGAATTTGTCAGCGGTTGAGTATTTGGTGTTCGATGAGGCCGATCGTATGCTGGATATGGGCTTTATGGGTGAAATACGTCGTATTATGCGCAAAATGCCACCTGATCGGCAAACCTTGTTATTTTCTGCCACCGTAGATGAAGCTGTTTTTAATCAGGTAAAAGATTGGCTGAAGGAGCCAAAACGGATTGGCATTGAAGCGCAGAATCAGGCTGCCGCAAAAGTTGAACAGATCTTTTATGCCGTGGATGAAGAGCGCAAACGGGAATTAATCGCTCACCTGATCGGCAAACAAAACTGGCATCAGGTGTTGATTTTCACCCGCACCAAGAAACAAGCTGATGACTACGCTAAGGAACTCAATAAAGACGGTCTTAAAACCCAGGCTATCCATGGTGATAAATCTCAGGGAGCGAGAAACAAGGCACTGGCGCAATTTAAGGACGGTGAAATTCGTGTCTTAGTTGCTACTGATGTTGCAGCACGTGGCATTGATATCCAACAGTTAAATTATGTAATTAATGCTGAGTTGCCTTATGTCGCGGAAGATTATGTACACCGCATTGGCCGAACCGGCCGGGCTGGTGAAGCTGGAACTGCTATTTCGTTGGTGAGTATTGATGAGCAGTGGTTACTCGAAGAGATTGAAGTCTTGTTGGATGAACGGCTTACGCCGCAATGGTTGAGCGGCTATGAGCCAGATCTCACCCGCGAGCCTAAAAATGATCGTCAAAACTCGGCCAAATCTCGTCGTCAGCGCGATAAAAAGCGCGTGCTGGGTCAGCGTGGTAAGCGCAGACGTTAA
- a CDS encoding GNAT family N-acetyltransferase, with protein sequence MEIINLDPHHPEVSQLLRDIDELMNTLYPPSSNQLIPAEELAASDVYFVGARTESALMGCGALVPKTDETDSLTPYAELKRVYVQPPYRGLGVSRHIMQTLIDYARQVGFSVLRLETGIRQIEAIGLYTSLGFVQREAFGSYEPDPLSVYMELTLS encoded by the coding sequence ATGGAAATAATTAATCTTGACCCGCATCACCCGGAAGTGTCGCAGTTACTAAGAGACATTGATGAGCTGATGAATACACTCTACCCACCGAGCAGTAATCAGCTGATCCCGGCGGAAGAGCTGGCTGCGTCGGACGTCTATTTTGTTGGTGCTCGCACGGAATCTGCGTTGATGGGGTGTGGTGCCCTGGTGCCAAAAACGGATGAGACAGACAGCCTGACACCTTATGCTGAGCTAAAGCGGGTTTATGTGCAACCACCGTATCGGGGCCTGGGTGTGTCGCGGCACATTATGCAAACTTTGATTGACTATGCACGCCAGGTTGGCTTCAGCGTGTTGCGCCTTGAAACCGGGATCAGGCAAATTGAAGCAATTGGGCTATATACGTCACTGGGGTTTGTACAGCGAGAAGCATTTGGCAGTTACGAGCCCGACCCTTTGAGTGTATACATGGAATTAACGCTGTCATAA
- a CDS encoding aromatic amino acid transport family protein, giving the protein MSNTPEGLSTEAFATESSQSSRGRWTQHDTNWVLSLFGTAVGAGILFLPINIGIGGFWPLVIMAVLAFPMTYLAHRGLARFVLSSKHSDSDFTDVVEEHFGATAGRLISLLYFFSIFPILLIYGVGLTNTVDSFVVNQLDMTAPPRVLLSGLLVAGMIAIMMGGEKLLLRAFALLVYPLVGILLMLSLYLIPHWQAPVVATPDMADLSETLWLSVPIIVFSFSHAAAISSFANAQRRHYANRATHKAEAILRNTSLMLIVFVLLFVFSCVLSLSPEQMLEAKEANVSVLSYLANVYDNPFIAMLGPLVAFIAITSSFLGHFLGARESFNGLLSKQSSLSAGLIDKLGVGLMFIAIWVCAVMNPSILDMMGAISGPIIAMILFIMPTIAIFKVPALQKYRHHVGTYFILLVGILAVSALLFNMAG; this is encoded by the coding sequence ATGAGTAATACCCCTGAAGGGCTCTCTACAGAGGCATTCGCCACAGAGAGTAGCCAAAGCAGTCGGGGACGCTGGACACAACACGATACCAATTGGGTACTTAGCCTGTTTGGTACCGCTGTGGGCGCCGGTATTTTGTTTCTGCCTATCAATATCGGTATCGGCGGGTTCTGGCCTTTGGTGATCATGGCTGTATTGGCCTTTCCAATGACCTACCTGGCTCACCGAGGACTGGCACGTTTTGTGTTGTCGTCTAAACACAGTGACAGTGATTTTACCGATGTCGTTGAAGAGCATTTTGGCGCCACCGCTGGCCGCTTAATTTCCTTACTGTATTTCTTTTCTATCTTCCCTATTCTGTTAATTTATGGTGTGGGCCTCACTAATACCGTGGACAGCTTCGTGGTTAACCAGTTGGACATGACAGCCCCGCCTCGGGTACTCCTTTCCGGGCTACTGGTTGCAGGCATGATTGCGATTATGATGGGCGGAGAAAAACTACTACTGCGGGCCTTTGCACTGCTGGTCTATCCGTTAGTAGGGATCTTGCTAATGCTGTCACTTTATCTAATCCCACACTGGCAAGCACCGGTTGTGGCGACACCAGATATGGCAGACCTGAGTGAGACACTGTGGCTATCCGTGCCAATCATTGTCTTTTCATTTAGCCATGCAGCCGCTATCTCCAGTTTTGCCAATGCGCAACGCCGCCATTATGCAAACCGAGCAACACACAAAGCAGAAGCAATCTTACGTAATACCTCGCTGATGCTGATCGTTTTTGTGCTGTTATTTGTCTTCTCGTGTGTGCTGTCCCTGAGCCCGGAGCAAATGCTCGAAGCCAAAGAGGCCAACGTCTCCGTTCTGTCTTACCTGGCTAATGTGTACGACAACCCATTTATTGCCATGCTGGGCCCGCTGGTCGCCTTCATTGCCATTACGTCTTCTTTCCTTGGACACTTTCTGGGCGCACGTGAGAGCTTCAACGGTCTGCTCAGCAAGCAATCGTCTCTTTCGGCAGGCTTGATTGATAAACTGGGTGTTGGCCTGATGTTTATCGCCATCTGGGTATGCGCTGTAATGAACCCGAGTATTCTGGATATGATGGGTGCTATTTCCGGACCGATCATTGCCATGATCTTGTTTATCATGCCAACCATCGCCATTTTCAAAGTACCTGCACTACAGAAGTACCGCCATCATGTTGGCACCTACTTTATTCTGCTGGTCGGTATTTTAGCCGTTTCGGCACTGCTATTTAACATGGCAGGGTAA
- a CDS encoding GGDEF domain-containing response regulator → MFKEIEDLSESLVLIVEDSMLTQKVISCFLEGICSVHMVTSGEKAIEFCRATPPDLILMDWVLEGMSGVEACKQLQEMEGLSDIPIIFVTSNISEQQQDLCWDAGAVDFIPKPIVAKTLMNRVKTHLKYKQQADTLKRYSYYDGLTKVFNRRFFDMEGARQFKQSIRQQHTCSVVMLDIDHFKKFNDRYGHLNGDDALKAVASAIDGQIRRPMDGVYRYGGEEFAILLPDTEPDGAKQLANQFVDAVKALAIVHEDSEFGVVTISAGVASNDGGEHYQDLAQLIAAADQALYNAKHQGRNQACVAEKKGA, encoded by the coding sequence TTGTTTAAGGAAATTGAAGACCTGAGCGAGAGTCTGGTGCTGATTGTTGAAGACTCAATGCTGACACAAAAAGTCATCTCTTGCTTTTTAGAGGGGATTTGTTCGGTCCATATGGTGACATCCGGAGAAAAAGCCATCGAGTTTTGCCGTGCTACACCGCCGGATCTGATCCTGATGGATTGGGTGCTGGAGGGGATGTCTGGGGTTGAGGCTTGTAAACAGTTGCAGGAAATGGAAGGTCTGTCTGATATCCCTATCATTTTTGTGACCTCCAACATCAGCGAGCAACAGCAAGACTTGTGCTGGGATGCGGGCGCGGTTGATTTTATACCTAAGCCTATCGTGGCAAAAACCCTGATGAACAGGGTTAAAACCCACCTTAAATACAAACAGCAAGCGGATACACTCAAGCGCTACTCATACTATGACGGGCTAACAAAAGTGTTCAACCGGCGCTTTTTTGATATGGAGGGGGCGCGTCAGTTTAAGCAGAGCATTCGCCAACAGCATACCTGCTCTGTGGTGATGCTGGATATCGACCACTTCAAGAAGTTTAATGACCGCTATGGCCACCTTAATGGGGACGATGCCCTCAAAGCCGTTGCCAGTGCCATAGACGGCCAGATACGCAGACCAATGGATGGAGTATATCGCTATGGCGGCGAGGAGTTTGCGATTTTATTGCCAGACACAGAGCCTGACGGGGCGAAGCAGCTGGCTAACCAGTTTGTTGATGCTGTAAAAGCATTGGCCATTGTGCATGAAGACTCGGAATTTGGTGTGGTTACCATCAGTGCGGGTGTTGCAAGTAATGATGGCGGCGAGCATTACCAGGATTTGGCTCAGCTGATTGCGGCGGCAGACCAGGCCTTATACAACGCAAAACATCAGGGTCGCAATCAGGCGTGTGTGGCAGAAAAAAAGGGCGCTTAG